In a genomic window of Bemisia tabaci chromosome 1, PGI_BMITA_v3:
- the LOC109041685 gene encoding uncharacterized protein has protein sequence MASTTEDYSTITKLKSTETFHMWRFQVSVLLKAIPALGICEGTKKKDDCTTQNEKSAWEQNDAKAQKAIVYTIDKTLLPHIMTCQNSEEMWSTLTTLFENKGEERKASLMQEFFNFKPKKNQKISDILNDFSSLFARMKALETGMKDEMLTNKILTSLPGGYNNFVTAWKMTGKTSLNDLMTNLISEENREEIKTEEHVAFTAGPSKDLKCFRCNLRGHIRRNGPLDKRRHCAGASDTLPRTHTSRDEIGKDRI, from the exons ATGGCATCTACGACAGAAGATTATAGCACTATCACAAAACTAAAATCTACAGAAACGTTCCATATGTGGCGCTTTCAAGTAAGTGTCCTCTTAAAGGCCATTCCAGCCCTTGGTATATGTGAAGGAACTAAGAAAAAGGATGATTGCACAACTCAGAACGAGAAGTCTGCGTGGGAGCAGAATGACGCGAAAGCACAAAAGGCCATCGTGTACACTATCGATAAAACCTTGCTGCCGCACATCATGACTTGCCAGAATTCCGAAGAAATGTGGTCAACTCTGACGacattatttgaaaataaaggGGAAGAAAGAAAAGCATCACTGATGCaagaatttttcaactttaagccgaagaaaaaccaaaaaatttccgACATCCTGAACGACTTCTCCTCTCTTTTCGCCCGCATGAAAGCTCTCGAAACAGGAATGAAGGACGAAATGCTCACGAACAAGATACTAACAAGCCTTCCTGGTGGTTATAACAACTTCGTCACAGCCTGGAAAATGACTGGGAAGACATCTTTAAACGACCTGATGACAAACTTGATCAGCGAAGAAAACCGGGAAGAAATCAAGACAGAAGAGCACGTAGCCTTTACAGCGGGACCCTCAAAGGACCTGAAGTGCTTTAGGTGCAATCTCCGTGGACATATACggcgcaatggaccactagacaag AGAAGACATTGCGCAGGTGCTTCAGATACTCTTCCAAGAACGCATACCAGCAGGGATGAAATCGGGAAGGATAGAATATGA